The window GCCATCGGGATTTCGCTGTCTGCCTTTCGCATCGCCGGCGGCATTCTGCTGCTGCTCACCGCCTTTGACATGCTGTTCGAGCGCCGGACCGAGCGCCGCGAAGGCCAATCGGTCGATGATGCCGACGACCCGTCCGTCTTTCCGCTGGCCACACCGCTGCTGGCGGGTCCGGGCGCGTTGGCGACGATGATCTTGTTGGTTGGTCAGGGCGATGGCTGGGGTCATCTGGCGCTGATTCTGGTGGTCATGGCGCTGGTGCTGGCCGTGGCGCTGATCCTGTTCGAGGCGGCAGGGCCGCTGGCGCGCGCGCTTGGACGGACGGGTACGATGGTCGTGACACGGCTGTTGGGGATGCTGCTGGCGGCGCTGTCGATCCAGTTCATCATCGACGGGCTCATGGGATCGGGATTGGTGTGATGGGGGATCTGCTGCCGGATGACTGGGCCAGCCTGATCTATTACGGGCTGTTGCTGCTGTTCATCGGCGGCGCGATCGCGATCGAATTTTCGGGCCGCGGCAGCCAGGCGCTGCGCATGGCGGCGCTTTGGGCCCTGATCTTTGGCGTGGTGATCTTTCTGGCCGGGCTTTGGCAGGATTGGAACGCGCCGCGTCAGATGGTCAGCGAGGACGGCACGAGGATCGAAGTCCCGATGGATTCCAGCGGGCATTTTCTGCTGACCGCCGAGGCGAACGGAGAGCCGGTGCGATTCATCGTCGATACCGGCGCCAGTTCCATCGCGCTGTCGCCCGAGGATGCCCGGCGCATCGGCCTCGACCCCGACGATCTGGCCTATATCGGGAAGGCCGAGACTGCCAATGGCACGGTCGAAACCGCCCCTGTCACGATACAGCAGTTCGCCATCGGCGACATCGTCGACACCAATGTCCCCGCCGTGGTAATCGGTGCGGAAATCTCTGGTTCGTTGCTGGGTATGTCTTACCTACGCCGGTTTGCGAGGGTCGGGTTCGAGGGCGACCTGCTGATACTTGAACGTTAACATGTTGGATGATTTTATTTCTGTAACCAACTAATAAAACTAACGTTTCCGCTCCCACCCGCCGCCTTCTTCAGACCAGTATTCGCTGGTAACCCCTGCACCCGTCAAAGCGCGCCACTGGTCGCGGGCGCGTTCGGTCGACGTGGGATCATTGCCATCGAACAGGATACAGACGCGCTGTAATTGCGCGCATTCGTCCGGCGCGACCTCCGCCCCATCCAGCGCCATCAGGCAGGCCGGCGCATTCGCGGCCTGCTGGCTGGCCAGCGTCAGCAGCACGGGCTGGCGCGCGTCATGCGGACCGCCTGCCAGACCATGCGGCATGAAACCGTCATCCATCCACAGCCGTTCATCCAGCCGCGACAGGCGCTTGGGGTCGGTGCCGCGCAGCTCTACCCGCCAGCCGGCCTGCAGCGACTTGTCGATCAGCACCGGCAGCAGCGATTCCGCAGGCGAGCGGGTCAGGTGATAGAACATCGCATTCCCCATGCCCCACCCGCCCCTAGGCCAGTTCGAGGGCTGAGCGCGCAGCCCTGACACGGGCTGCGTTGGCATTGGGGTGTACGATCATTCCGTCTCGTACTTGTCGCGAACCAGACGGTCCAGCGTCATCACACCCCAACCCGTCGCGCCCTTTGGCGCCAGATCGGTGGCCGAAGGCGGCAGTGCCACGCCGGCGATGTCGATATGCGCCCAAGCCTGACCCTTGCGGATGAACCGCTGCAGGAACTGCGCCGCCGTGATAGAGCCCGCTGCGCGGCCGCCGGTGTTCTTGATATCGGCCAAGCGTGACTTGATCAGCGCGTCATAACCCGGACCCAGTGGCAACCGCCAGGCACCCTCGCCCTCGGCCTTGGCGGCTTTCAGCAGGTTGCCGGCCAACGCGTCGTCATTGGCAAATATCCCTGCGTTCTCGTGGCCAAGCGCGATAATCACGGCGCCGGTCAGGGTGGCAAGGTCGATCACCGCGGCAGGCTTGAAACGATCCTGCGCGTACCACAGCACATCCGCCAGAACCATGCGGCCCTCGGCATCGGTGTTGATGACCTCGATCGTGTCACCCTTCATGGATTTCACGATATCGCCGGGGCGCTGTGCACGACCATCGGGCATGTTTTCGACCAGACCGACCAGACCCACGACATTCGCCTTGGCACGGCGCAGCGCCAGCGTGCGCATGACGCCAGCCACGACGCCGGCGCCACCCATATCCATGGTCATCTCTTCCATGCCGGCGGCCGGCTTGATCGAGATGCCGCCGGTGTCAAAGACGACGCCCTTGCCAACCAGTGCCAGCGGGGCCTCGCCCTCGGCGCCGCCTTGCCACCGCATGACAACCACTTTCGAGGGGCTTTCGCTGCCCTGCCCAACGGCCAGCAGCGCGCGCATACCCAGCTTTTCCAGTTCCGCCTCTTCCAGCACCTCGACGCTGAGGCCCAGTTCTTCCATTGCGGCCAGACGGTTGGCGAAATCGGTCGTCGTCAGCACATTGGCGGGCTCGTTCACCAGATCGCGGGTGAAAAAGACGCCCTCGGCCACGGCAGCGCCATCGCGCGCGGCGCTGGCCAGCGCCTCGGGGTCCTTGGCCATGAAGGTCACGCGGGCCTTTTCGGGCTGGGGCGCATCGGCATCGCTGCCGCTGGCGGGATTTCTCTCGCCGCCCTGTGCGTCGCCCAGCAAGGCATCGCCCTGCCCGCCACGCCCGGCCAGCGTCTGCGGCACGGCGCCTGCGTCATCATCGCCCGCCGCACCGTCATCATCATCCTGCTGCTTGGTGTGGTAGACGTCAAAATCATATCCCCGCAGCGCCAGCCCCAACGCGACCTCGGCTGCGCGTTTGTGATTGCCGGACAGCACCAGCGTATGGGTCTTGCCCAGTTTCGCGCCGATGGTTGCGCCGGCCTTGCGGGCCTCATCGACCGTTGCGCCATTGGGCAGGGCGACCAGCTGAACCGCCTCGGCCTCCATTCCGGCAGGCCAGGCCAGCTCTATCGCCTGACCCGGTTTCATCTTGCCGACATCCTTCGCGTTCATCGCGCGGCGCACCGCATCGCGGGCGGGCCGGGAAAAACCGGGCAGGCGCGGCATCGAACCGGGCGTCACGAGGACCGCGATTCGACCGTCATGGGTAGGGATCTTGTCCGTGTCGGCTTCGGTGAACTGGATCTCGACGGGATGGGTCATGGATGGTCCTCACTTCTGGTTGCGCAAAAGCCTAGCCCTACCGCAGCCCCTTGGCCAGAGCCGCCCTTGACGCTAATCAGGGTCAACCGATCCCGTTCAGGACACCATGCCCCGTATTGACCGCTATATCCTGTCGCAAATGCTGACATTGTTTGGCTTTTTCGCGCTGGTGCTGGTTTCCGTCTATTGGATCAACCGCGCCGTCAGTCTGTTCGAGCAGTTGATGAGCGACGGACAAACGGCCCTGGTGGTGCTGGAATTCACCGCGCTGACGCTGCCGCTGGTGATCTCGGTCGTGCTGCCGGTCGCGGCCTTTGCGGCAACGGCCTATGGCACCAACCGGATGGCCAACGAATCCGAGATGGTCGCGATGCAGGCCGCAGGGTTATCGCCCTGGCGTTTGGCGCGGCCAATCATGATCTTTGGCCTCTTCGTCGGGTTGATGGTGGCGGTGCTGGTCCACGGGCTTGTTCCTGCGGCACGGGCGCAACTGGCAGACCGCCAGGCCGAACTGGCCGAGAACGTCACCGCACAATTCCTGCGCCCCGGCGTTTTTCAATACCCATCGGATGGTGTGACGATTTTCATCGGCTCGATTGCCAGCGATGGCAGGTTGCTGGATCTGTTCCTCGAGGATGCGCGCGATCCCGCGCGGCAGGCATCCTATACGGCCGAAGAGGCGCTGGTCGTACGCGGTGAAGCCGGGCCGGTTCTGGTGATGCTGAAGGGCATGATCCAGGTGCGACATCTCGGCGATGACCACAGCCGGCTGGACGTGACCCGGTTCGAAGAGCTTAGCTATGACATCGGCGCCATGATCGCGGGCGGCAGTGCCCGTGGGCGTGACCTGCGCGATTACGCCACCCTTCGATTGCTGGACCCCGATCAGGAATTGCTGTCAGCGACAGGCGCCACCCCAGAACGAGCGCGCGTCGAGGCGCATGAGCGGATTGCCCAACCGCTGCTGTCGCCCATCGCCGCGATGATCGGTTTTGCCACGCTGCTGATCGGCGGCTATTCGCGATTTGGTGTCTGGCGGCAGGTGGTCTGGGCCATCGTCGGGCTGATCGCGGTGCAGTTCCTGACCAACGCTGCCGCCAATCAGGCGGCGTCCGATCCGTCGCGCTGGCCCCTGCTCTACATTCCCGCGCTGGCCGGAACCGGGCTGTGTCTGCTGCTTCTCTGGCTGGCCGGGCGCGCGCGCAAACCGCGCCGGGCGGCTGCGACGACGGAGGCCGCGCCATGACGATGTCGCTCTATATCGCAAGACGGTTCCTTCGCAGCTTTCTGCTGATCGGCGGCGTGTTCGGGCTGATCCTGTTCCTGATCGAAATGATCGAGATGATCCGGCGCTTTTCCGATGACGGCGTCGGGCTGGCGGGCGCGGCGGGTCTGGCCGGATTGAATATCGCCGGCAGCTTCTACGCCATTCTGCCGCTGATCGCCGTTTTGTCGGGCATCGCGCTGTTTCTGGGGCTCGCGCGCACCTCCGAGATGGTGGCCATCCGCGCCTCGGGCCGCTCGGCACTGAAAACGCTGATCGCGCCGGTGCTAACGGCGCTTGTGATCGGGGCGCTGGCGGTGGCGCTGATGAACCCCTTTGTCGCGGCCACGGGCAGTCGGTTCGATACGGCTGCGGCCAATATCGAACGCGACAACAGCCAGACCGTCAGCCTGAGCGACAGCGCCGTCTGGCTGCGTCAGGGTCTTTCCGACGCGACCAACGAGGACGGCCAGCTGATGATCCGCGCAGGTCGGGCCAGCCCGGACGCGGCCACGCTGTATGATGCCACCTTCATCATCTTCGCGACCGAGGCCGGTCCGATCCGGCGGATAGAGGCGCGTGAGGCAGTGCTGCTGCCGGGCGAATGGCAGTTGAGCGGCGTGACCGACTATCCCCTGACCGAACCCAACCCCCAGGCAGCCGCGCGCAGCAGCGATGTGCTTACCCTGCCCTCGGAACTGACTGCACAGCGCATCCGCGAAGGGTTTGGTCGGCCCGATGCGGTGCCGATCTGGCAGTTGCCGGCCTTTATCGCGGGGCTTGAACGGGCGGGTTTCTCTGCAACGCGCCACCGCACATGGTTTCAACAAGAGCTTGCTCTGCCCTTCCTGATGGCGGCCATGGTGGTGATCGCAGCGGCATTCACCATGCGCCATGTGCGTGGCCGAAATACCGGGGTCGCGGTGCTTTTGGCCTTTGGCGCCGGCATTGGCGTTTTCTTTTTGCGCAATCTGGCGCAGGTTCTGGGAGATAGCGGGCAGGTCGCGCCCTGGATTGCGGCATGGGCCCCACCGGCAGTGGCTGCACTGCTGGCGCTGGCGCTGGTGCTGCAAAGGGAGGACGGATGAGAACGCGTTTGGCAATCGTTGCGGGACTGGCGCTTGGCTTGGCATTGCCACAGCCGGGGCGCACGCAGGACAGCGGCGATTTTGGCAGCGGCCCGGCCCTGGCGCCGACCGCACCGATGCTGGACTTCTCGCCGCTGGCAGATGGCACCCTGGCCTCGACCGCGCCCGAAACCGTGGCCTCCACGGCGGATGTGACACTGACCGGCACGCCCGCTGGTGCTGCACCTGACGACGCGGCAACCGTGCTGGCCGACAATATCGTTCTGCAGGGTGACCGGACCCTGATCGCCGCAGGCGGTGTCGTGATCTGGTATCAGGGCACGCGGCTGGTGGCCTCGCGGCTGATCGTCGAGGGCGCGACCGGCGATCTGACCATCGAAGGTCCGATCCATCTGACCGAACCGGGCAAGGCCGGCACCGATGCCGAGGCCACCCTGATCGCGGATTCGGCCCAACTGGACCGCAAGCTGCAGGACGGCATCATCCGCGGCGCGCGGCTGGTCATCGCACGAGAGTTGCAGCTGGCCGCCCGCGAATTGCAGCGCACCGGCGGCGGTCGGATGACACGGCTGACCCAAGTGGTGGCATCATCCTGCCAGATCTGTGCCGAAAACCCGATCCCGCTATGGGAAATTCGTGCGCGCTCGATCACCCATGATGCCGAGCAGCGCGAACTGACATTCGAACATCCCCAATTTCGCGCCTTCGGCCTGCCGGTGGGCGGTCTGCCCTTTACCATCAGCGCGCCCGACCCGACGGTCGAACGGCGCACGGGCTTTCTGCGGCCACAGCTGCGCACGACCTCCAATCTGGGATTCGGCATCAAGATCCCCTATTTCATCACCCTTGGCCGTCATGCCGACCTGACGCTGACCCCCTATCTGGCCGCCAGCCGCACCAGCACGCTGGAGGCGCGGTATCGCCAGGCCTTCAGCAATGGCGCGCTGCAACTGGAAGGCGCGATCAGCCGCGACGACATCCAGCGCGGCGAAACACGCGGCTATCTGTTCGGGGCGGCCCGCATTGATTTGCCCCGCGACTACCGGCTTGGGGTGCAGGTGCAGACGGCCTCGGACCGGGCCTATCTGCTGGATTACGACGTCACCGACGCCGACCGCCTGTGGAGCGGGGTGACCCTGGAACGGGTGCGCCGTGACAAGTTGGTGGCCGCGCGCGTGGGCAATTACGAATCGATGCGCGAGGACGAAGACGACGCCACCTCGCCCGCTCAGGTGGCCGATGTGATCTGGTTGCGCCGTTTCGAGCCCGGGCTGATCGGCGGCGAGGCGCTGCTGGAATGGTCGCTGCATGCGCATCGGCGTCCCTCATCCGCCGATATGGATGGCCGCGACGTGGCACGTGGCTCTATGGGGTTGGACTGGCGGCGCAGTCAGATCCTGCCCGGCGGCGTGGTTGGCGCGGCGCTGGTCGGGCTGGACGCCGATATCTACCGGATCGCTCAGGACAGCAGCTATGACGACGTGGTGACCCGCGTGACCCCCAGCATCGGCGCCGAACTGCGCTGGCCGCTGATGGGCCAGTCCGGTGGCGCGACGCATCTGGTCGAGCCTGTGGTTCAGTTGCTGTATTCACCGCGCGACGAAGACAGCGATACCCCCAACGAGGATAGCCGGCTGATCGAGTTCGACGAGGGCAACCTCTTCAGCGACAATCGCTTTCCGGGCTGGGACGTCAAGGAAACCGGGCTGCGTGCCAATGTCGGCCTTAGCTGGACCCGCATGGACCCGACGGGCTGGTCGCTTGGCGTCACGGGCGGGCGGGTCTTTCGCGCGGATCCGGCAACCGAATTTGCACCCGATTCGCCCTTGGCAGGTCGCCGCTCCGACTGGCTGCTGGCCGCGCATTACTCTGGTCCGAACGGTCTGGCCGTCGCCAATCGCGCGCTGTTTGACGACGGCTTCAACTTTTCGCGAAACGAGCTGCGTCTGGGGTGGGTGCGGCCCGATCTGCAGCTCTCGGCGGGCTATCTCTGGATTGACCGTGACCGAGGCGAAAGCCGCGCCATCGACGCCTCGGAACTGACGGCCTCGGTTGGCTGGCAGGTCGCGCCGGGGCTGTGGGGGACGGCCGAAACACGCTATGATTTCGTCGCCGATCGCGCCCAGAACGCGCAACTGGGCCTGACCTACCGCAACGAATGCATCACCCTGGATATGGGTGTGCAACGGCGCTTTTCGACATCGGACATGCTGGATGCGCAGACCGATTTCGACCTTTCGGTAAGACTGGGCGGCTTTGGCCGACAGAAAGACGGTCCCGGCACAGTGGCGCGGCGATCCTGCATGCGCTAGTGTCGCGCCAAACGCAAAGAATTCAGAGGCAGATGATGCGGCATTTTCTTTCCGGCCTGGCACTGGCAACGACGCTGATGATGGCCAGCCCCCTTATGGCGCAGAATCTTTTCGAGCCGGTGATTTATGTCAACGACTCGGCGGTCACCCGGTACGAGGTCGACCAGCGCATCCGCTTTATGCAGCTGCTGAACGCGCCCGGCGCCACACCCGAGGCCGCCGAAAAGGCCCTGATCGAGGACCGTTTGCGGATGCAGGCCGCGCGCCGGTTGGGCATCACCGTCAGCGAAGAGGCGCTGAACGAAGGTCTGGCCGAATTCGCCGGTCGTGCCAATCTGGATACGCTGTCCTTTATTGATGCGCTTGGTCAGGCCGGGGTCGAACGTCAGGCGTTCCGTGATTTCGTCGAGGCCGGCGTGGTCTGGCGCGAGGTGATCCGCCAGCAGATCGTTCCCGGCGTGCAGGTGCGCGATTCTGAGATCGATCAGGCTTTCAAGCGCGAGATCGAGACACCGATCATCGACAGGGTGCTCTTGTCGGAAATCATCATTCCCGCGCCTCCGGGTCAGGAAGAGGCCGCGATGAACGCCGCGCGGCAGGCCGCGGCCAATGCCACCAGCGAGGCCGCATTTGCCGATTCCGCCCGCCGCCTCTCGGCCACCCCGTCGGCTTCGCAAGGCGGTCGGCTGGACTGGGTGGCGCTGGACAATCTGCCGCCCACCCTGCGCCCGATCATTCAGGCGCTGCGGCCAGGCCAGGCGTCGCAACCCCTGACCGTCCCCGGTGCGGTGGTGTTGTTCTACTTGCGCGATTCGCAGGGCACGCTGCGCCCCGGTGCAACCGAACAGGTGCTGGATTACGCAACGCTGCGCGTACCGTCCGCGCAGGATGCAGCAAATGTCGTCGCCCGTGTCGACACCTGCGCCGATCTCGAGGCGCGCGGCAATGGCCAGACCCTGCGCCAGACCCTGTCGCAAAACGCCATTCCGACGCTGGTGGCCACGCAGTTGGCCTCGCTGGATGCCGATGAGACAACGCAGATCAATATGGGCGGTGCGGTCGACGTGCTGATGTTGTGCTCGCGCCAACCTGCGCTGCTGGCGCAGTCTCAGGCCGATATCCCGGTGACCGCCGAAGCCGAGGACGGGGTCGAGGCGGCAGTGCCCGACGCCAATGCCCTGCCCGACCGCGAAGCCCTGCGCCAGTCACTGCTGAACCAAAAGATCAACGCCATGGCCAATGCCTATCTGGCCGAACTCCATGCTGATGCGGTGATCCGCCGGCCCTGAGGAGCGCTCAATGATCGACCGGGTGATCCTGACCTGCGGTGAGCCCGCCGGCATCGGCCCAGAACTGGCCGCCAAGGTGGCGGGCTGCGGCGTCGATTTCGCCTATCTGGGCGATCCACGCCACCTGCCCTGCGGCACCGACTGGACCCCGATCGAAGCACCGGGCGATCCGGTGCCAGTGGGCAGCCTGCCCGTTCTGCGCCATGATTTCACCGCGCCGAACCAACCGGGCCAGCCCGATCCCGCCAATGCTGAGGGCGTCATCGACGTTATCGCCCGCGCCGTCGATCTGGTCATGGCCGGACAGGCCAGCGCGATCTGCACCCTGCCCATCAACAAGCAGGCTCTGCAGGAGGGCGCGGGTTTCGCCTATCCCGGCCATACCGAATATCTGGCGCATCTGGCGGGCGATGTGCCGGTGGCGATGATGCTGAGTTCAACAACCGTTTCGCCGCCCTGTCGCGTCGTGCCTGCGACGATCCATATCCCCCTCTCGCTGGTTCCAGCGGCGCTGACGCCCGAAACGCTGGAACAGGCCATCCGCATCACCCATGCCGCGATGATCGCGCAATTCAACATCGCCGCGCCGCGCATCGCCGTCGCGGGGATCAATCCCCATGCTGGCGAAGGTGGCCGGATGGGCCGCGAGGAAAGCGACTGGATCGGGCCGCTGCTGGACCGCCTGCGCGGCGAAGGGCTGATCATTACCGGCCCCCTGCCCGCTGACACCATGTTTCACGCTCCGGCCCGCGCGCGCTACGATGCCGCCATCTGCGCCTATCATGATCAGGCACTGATCCCGATCAAGACGCTGGATTTCGCCGGCGGTGTGAATATCACCCTTGGTTTGCCCTTCATCCGCACCTCGCCCGATCACGGCACAGCCTTTGACATCGCAGGCACCGGCAAGGCCGACCCCACCTCGACCATCGCCGCCCTGACCATGGCCCGCGACATGGCGGCTGGCCGCAGATGAGGCTGACGTCAACCAGCAGAACAGGCGCGTGTTTTCAGGGGATCGCAATATCATGAGCGCGATCGACGACCTGCCTCCCCTGCGTGATGTCATCGCCCGCCATGATCTGCGGGCAAAAAAGCAATTGGGGCAGAATTTCCTTCTGGATCTCAACCTGACGGCCAAGATCGCGCGGCAGGCCGGCGATCTGAGCGGCACCGATGTGCTGGAAATCGGACCCGGCCCGGGCGGGCTGACACGCGGCTTGCTGGCCGAAGGGGCGCGGCATGTTCTGGCCATCGAAAAGGATGCCCGCGCCCTGCCCGCCTTGCACGAAATCGCAGAGGCCTATCCCGGTCGCCTGACCATTCTCCACGGCGACGCGCTGGCCATCGACCCGTCCGAGCACCTGACAGCGCCGATCCGCATCGCCGCCAACCTGCCCTATAACATCGGCACCGAATTGCTGATCCGCTGGCTGACGCCGCCCGAATGGCCCCCCTTCTGGCAATCGCTGACCCTGATGTTCCAGAAAGAGGTCGCCGAACGGATCGTGGCCAAACCGGGCAGCAAGGCCTATGGCCGGCTGGCGCTGCTGGCGCAATGGCGCGCTGATGCGCAAATCGTCATGACCCTGCCGCCCGAGGCCTTTGTGCCGGCACCCAAGGTACATTCCGCCGTCGTGCAACTGACCGCGTTGCCCCAGCCCCGCTATCCTGCGGACCCGGCGGTCCTGTCGCGCGTCACCGCCGCCGCCTTCAACCAGCGCCGCAAGATGCTGCGCGCCTCGCTGCGGGGTCTGCACCCCGACATCGAGGCAATGCTGCTGCAGGTCGAAATCAAGCCCACCGCACGGGCCGAGGAAATCGACCTGGCGCGGTTCTGTGCATTGGCACGGCTGCTGGAACGCAATCCCGGCCGTTGACCCCGGCACCGGCATCGCAAAGGTCACGTTAAAGATCGCGCCTATGGTGCGATAGTGGACGAAAAACCCGCCCCCCAAAAACGCAAGACGGGCCGCAAAAAGGCCCGCCATGCGATCATCTCTGCCTGGAATGCGGATTATTCGCCCGGCGCGGCCTCTGGCGCGCTGCCAACCGCATTATCACCATCCTTGGCCGCAGGTTTGCGACGGCTACGGGGTGCCGCGGGCGTCCGCGTCGCAGCCCCTTCACCGCGTGGTGCACGCGTCCGTTTTGGCTTGGGCTTGGCTTGGGCCTCGGGCGTCTCGACCAGACCGCTATCCTTCTCGTCCTCAGACGCGACCGCATCGGGCAGACCGCCCTGCGAGGCGTTCTGTTCGTCGCGCGGCGCCCGCTGCTGGTGACGATCCTCGGATTGGTTGGGCTCGGCATTCTGTGACTGCGGGTCCTGTTGTTGTGGACCTCCGTTGCCACCGCGCCCATCCTCATCGCCGGAATTGCGCTGGTTCTGATGCGGATTGTTATTGTTGTTATTATTATTGTTGTTTTGCTGATGCTGTGCCTGACGTTCTGCCTGCTCGCGCAGTGCTTCGCCTAGCATCCGGGTATAATGCTCTGCATGTTGCAGAAAGCTTTGCTCTGCCACGCGGTCATTCGACAGCTGCGCATCGCGGGCGAGTGTCAGATATTTGTCAATGATTTGCTGCGGCGTACCGCGAACCTTGCCTTCGGGTCCCGACGAATCGAAGACCCGGTTAACGACATTGCCCAACGAACGCTGGCGGTTCGACTTATTACGTGATCGGGATTTGGATGATCTCATCAATCTGTCTGTCAGTGCTTCCAGTTGTCGGTCTGGATTTGGTTGGGGCCGCCCGTCAGTATCTGCGCCACTGTTTGCCTATCAAGGCAGGGCAGATACCCTATTCAGCGTTATGTCTTGTCAGGCTGACCCGTGCGTTGGCGCGCTGCGCCCCCGTCACAAGACCGAATAAACATGCTGCCCCTGCTGTTACAAGTCCAAAGTGAACAATTTATTGCCAACCACAGCAATTATGGCGTTATTTCGCCGGAAATACCGCAGAAATGACGCGATTCCGCCCGTCGAGGTCACGCAGCACATCAGTCACAGCACCCTGTGCGGCAAAGAGCTCACTGACCGCCGGGGCCTGGCTTGCCCCTATTTCAACCAGCACACTGCCTCCGGGCGCAAGATGCGCACGCGCGCCCGCCGCAATCGCGCGATAGGCCGCCAGACCGTCGCCACCATCCGTCAGCGCGGATGCCTGCTCCCAGTCTCGCACTTCGGGGGCCAGCCCGGCCATCTCATCCAGCGCGATATAGGGCGGGTTCGACACGATCAGGTCAAAGCGTCCCTCGACGCCCGCATACCAATCCGCCCGGGTAAACGTGGCGGTGACGCCAATTTTCGCTGCATTGGCCCGCGCCACATCCAGCGCGGCTGTGGAAATATCGGTGCCCTGCCCGGTCGCGTCAGGCCGGGCCGCCAGCAATGAGATCAGGATCGCGCCGGTGCCGGTTCCCATGTCCAATACGCTCTGCCAGGGCCGCGCCAGCGCTGCCTCGACCAGCGTTTCTGTTTCAGGGCGCGGGTCCAGCGTCTCGCGCGTGACCTGAAACTCGTGTTCCCAAAAGGCGCGGCGGCCGATAATCTGGCTGACCGGCTGGCGGGCGGCGCGGGCGGCAACCATCGACGCAAAGGCTGTACTCAATTCCGCGGGGGCCTGCTGTTTCAGATGCTGGGCAAGCTGGTGGCGAGGCACTCTTTTTCCCAAGGATTGCTCAAGCGCGTGCAGAAACAGGCGTGTTGCATCGTTATAGGCATCGGCAATCCCCGCCGCCTCGAATCGCGACTGCGCGTCCAGGCACAGTTGCATGCCGGTCGGCGCGCTCATTCCTGCTGGGCCAGCTTTGCTGCCTGATCATCTGCAACAAGCGCATCG is drawn from Paracoccus tegillarcae and contains these coding sequences:
- the lptG gene encoding LPS export ABC transporter permease LptG is translated as MTMSLYIARRFLRSFLLIGGVFGLILFLIEMIEMIRRFSDDGVGLAGAAGLAGLNIAGSFYAILPLIAVLSGIALFLGLARTSEMVAIRASGRSALKTLIAPVLTALVIGALAVALMNPFVAATGSRFDTAAANIERDNSQTVSLSDSAVWLRQGLSDATNEDGQLMIRAGRASPDAATLYDATFIIFATEAGPIRRIEAREAVLLPGEWQLSGVTDYPLTEPNPQAAARSSDVLTLPSELTAQRIREGFGRPDAVPIWQLPAFIAGLERAGFSATRHRTWFQQELALPFLMAAMVVIAAAFTMRHVRGRNTGVAVLLAFGAGIGVFFLRNLAQVLGDSGQVAPWIAAWAPPAVAALLALALVLQREDG
- a CDS encoding DNA polymerase III subunit chi, whose product is MGNAMFYHLTRSPAESLLPVLIDKSLQAGWRVELRGTDPKRLSRLDERLWMDDGFMPHGLAGGPHDARQPVLLTLASQQAANAPACLMALDGAEVAPDECAQLQRVCILFDGNDPTSTERARDQWRALTGAGVTSEYWSEEGGGWERKR
- the lptF gene encoding LPS export ABC transporter permease LptF, which produces MPRIDRYILSQMLTLFGFFALVLVSVYWINRAVSLFEQLMSDGQTALVVLEFTALTLPLVISVVLPVAAFAATAYGTNRMANESEMVAMQAAGLSPWRLARPIMIFGLFVGLMVAVLVHGLVPAARAQLADRQAELAENVTAQFLRPGVFQYPSDGVTIFIGSIASDGRLLDLFLEDARDPARQASYTAEEALVVRGEAGPVLVMLKGMIQVRHLGDDHSRLDVTRFEELSYDIGAMIAGGSARGRDLRDYATLRLLDPDQELLSATGATPERARVEAHERIAQPLLSPIAAMIGFATLLIGGYSRFGVWRQVVWAIVGLIAVQFLTNAAANQAASDPSRWPLLYIPALAGTGLCLLLLWLAGRARKPRRAAATTEAAP
- a CDS encoding MarC family protein, translating into MDIAPYITAFVTLFVVIDPIGLAPLFIALTRDMQPPERRRVGWRAVGISFVLLTLFALAGEQILGAIGISLSAFRIAGGILLLLTAFDMLFERRTERREGQSVDDADDPSVFPLATPLLAGPGALATMILLVGQGDGWGHLALILVVMALVLAVALILFEAAGPLARALGRTGTMVVTRLLGMLLAALSIQFIIDGLMGSGLV
- a CDS encoding LPS-assembly protein LptD, encoding MRTRLAIVAGLALGLALPQPGRTQDSGDFGSGPALAPTAPMLDFSPLADGTLASTAPETVASTADVTLTGTPAGAAPDDAATVLADNIVLQGDRTLIAAGGVVIWYQGTRLVASRLIVEGATGDLTIEGPIHLTEPGKAGTDAEATLIADSAQLDRKLQDGIIRGARLVIARELQLAARELQRTGGGRMTRLTQVVASSCQICAENPIPLWEIRARSITHDAEQRELTFEHPQFRAFGLPVGGLPFTISAPDPTVERRTGFLRPQLRTTSNLGFGIKIPYFITLGRHADLTLTPYLAASRTSTLEARYRQAFSNGALQLEGAISRDDIQRGETRGYLFGAARIDLPRDYRLGVQVQTASDRAYLLDYDVTDADRLWSGVTLERVRRDKLVAARVGNYESMREDEDDATSPAQVADVIWLRRFEPGLIGGEALLEWSLHAHRRPSSADMDGRDVARGSMGLDWRRSQILPGGVVGAALVGLDADIYRIAQDSSYDDVVTRVTPSIGAELRWPLMGQSGGATHLVEPVVQLLYSPRDEDSDTPNEDSRLIEFDEGNLFSDNRFPGWDVKETGLRANVGLSWTRMDPTGWSLGVTGGRVFRADPATEFAPDSPLAGRRSDWLLAAHYSGPNGLAVANRALFDDGFNFSRNELRLGWVRPDLQLSAGYLWIDRDRGESRAIDASELTASVGWQVAPGLWGTAETRYDFVADRAQNAQLGLTYRNECITLDMGVQRRFSTSDMLDAQTDFDLSVRLGGFGRQKDGPGTVARRSCMR
- a CDS encoding retropepsin-like aspartic protease family protein; protein product: MGDLLPDDWASLIYYGLLLLFIGGAIAIEFSGRGSQALRMAALWALIFGVVIFLAGLWQDWNAPRQMVSEDGTRIEVPMDSSGHFLLTAEANGEPVRFIVDTGASSIALSPEDARRIGLDPDDLAYIGKAETANGTVETAPVTIQQFAIGDIVDTNVPAVVIGAEISGSLLGMSYLRRFARVGFEGDLLILER
- a CDS encoding leucyl aminopeptidase; translation: MTHPVEIQFTEADTDKIPTHDGRIAVLVTPGSMPRLPGFSRPARDAVRRAMNAKDVGKMKPGQAIELAWPAGMEAEAVQLVALPNGATVDEARKAGATIGAKLGKTHTLVLSGNHKRAAEVALGLALRGYDFDVYHTKQQDDDDGAAGDDDAGAVPQTLAGRGGQGDALLGDAQGGERNPASGSDADAPQPEKARVTFMAKDPEALASAARDGAAVAEGVFFTRDLVNEPANVLTTTDFANRLAAMEELGLSVEVLEEAELEKLGMRALLAVGQGSESPSKVVVMRWQGGAEGEAPLALVGKGVVFDTGGISIKPAAGMEEMTMDMGGAGVVAGVMRTLALRRAKANVVGLVGLVENMPDGRAQRPGDIVKSMKGDTIEVINTDAEGRMVLADVLWYAQDRFKPAAVIDLATLTGAVIIALGHENAGIFANDDALAGNLLKAAKAEGEGAWRLPLGPGYDALIKSRLADIKNTGGRAAGSITAAQFLQRFIRKGQAWAHIDIAGVALPPSATDLAPKGATGWGVMTLDRLVRDKYETE